Part of the bacterium genome is shown below.
AAATATCTTACATTCTTTACCTCAATTTCATTGAGGTTTGTTACTCTTTCAACTTCCGCCTTATACCATTTAAAATTCTCAAAAAATGTTGACAGATCGTTTGACTTAAAAATCATACCATGCTGTGCATATATCTCATTTCGCAATAATCTAAGAAGTGTTTT
Proteins encoded:
- a CDS encoding YARHG domain-containing protein, which translates into the protein KTLLRLLRNEIYAQHGMIFKSNDLSTFFENFKWYKAEVERVTNLNEIEVKNVRYLMDMERKTQ